A window of Pseudoliparis swirei isolate HS2019 ecotype Mariana Trench chromosome 2, NWPU_hadal_v1, whole genome shotgun sequence genomic DNA:
GTGCTACTGAATGTTTGAATGCACTATTTCCAAATGTATacccaaaatatataaaatatatacacaaatacaaacatttaCACTACAGATCTACAGGTCTGTGCTCAACTCAATtgaagtaaataaatgaaaatacagTCTTTTTTAAACCACCAAACATATTTATTGCCCAGCTTTTGTAAAGATTTTCTCTGTGCATACTGTACACAAGTACATATGGGTCAGTTTAAGTTTACAAGCACATATATTCACGAACACCTAACACCGTAGTATGACACTTGTACCATCTATTTTTAACTCATATTAATTGAAGTCACCTCAAGTATCAGATGTTCTTAAAGCGACATTCTACTTTGGCGCAACATGATAATGTTACAACTTTCACAAGATGGAGTAGCTTGAGGAGTACAGTGCACCGTCTAAATGCCGTCAATAAAGTGACTGTAAACAACACACTGTGtatggtgtgttttttatttattatttaggtGCTGCCTGGGCCTCTTATGATGAAACACGTCTGGTCAAaactctcttcactggttacaaTAAGGTGGTCCGGCCTGTCCATCACTTCAAGGACCCGGTGGTGGTTACCGTGGGCCTTCAGCTCATCCAGCTCATCAGTGTGGTGAGGTGTCATGTAACACACCATATCAACGTCTGCATTAAGATTCACTGTCATCAACTGTCTAAACATATTGATCTGCATTCACAGGATGAGGTCAACCAGATTGTCAGCAGCAATGTGCGAGTGAAACAGGTTTGTTAAATGGTTTTTTTACATTGATGAGATATCATGAAAGAAGATACTTCATATTTACGAATAGAAATGTCAATAATGTACTAATAAAAATATGGAAGAAACAAATGGGCAAAAATACATCCCCATGCTTCTTTAGCTACAAATTATAGATGTCCCaaatgtgaacaaaatgaatactgcCGCCAAGAAATTTAAGCATTTGAATAAATATTTGATTGCGCAAATGTTGAAAGTACACTGCTAAGATTTAAAGAACACGACTATGATTTGAAGAGTTATAGACAAATAATGTTGTGActtgataaattaaccacaaaaaaaaatgaCTGATTGACGACAATAGGCAAGCGATACAATTAGTGCAATAAAAGAATACTTGTTATGCCAAAGAGATTACAGATCGATTCAATCCACATTCAGTATGTTGCTATACATATGAAGAAAACCCCTTCAAACCAAATGGTTGATTCTAAGTGAAGAATGGTTAGTGAGAAATATACGAGGTGTGTTATTCTACTATGAATTTGAAATAGCACTGAAATTGaggaaatataattatatagcaATTAatgaactattcctttaaaataTGCATCTGTACAAAATGTGTCACCACTGTGTAGTATCACAGCGTGTATTTTTTGTTCTGCTCATATTTGCTTTtccttacaaaataaaacatgaataatgGTGATCGAAGTGCTGTCCGTTGTTCTAGGCATTCTTTTCTGTTTATTTCAGCAATGGAAAGATGTGAACTTGCAGTGGAACCCGATGGATTACAGCGGCATCAAAAAGATCAGAATTCCCTCCACTGACATTTGGCGGCCGGATCTGGTTCTCTATAATAAGTAGGTTATTTTTTCAGGCTATATTTGATCCATGCCACATCCCTTTTTTAGGAAAcctgttttttcttcatttcaatAAGATGTCCATGACTGTAAGCATCCAAGCGTCTATAAACAATTACCACACCAGTAATGTTTCTAATCATACGTCCCTGTACTCCAGTATGCAGCATGTGAAAGCTCAGATTTCTTTGGGCTAAATCTGGATTGTACATTGACTCTCCCTCTCACCATATGCTGCGTCCGACAAGCTGCTTTTCCTCCTGACAACGAGCTCCGCTGTCACAACTTGTGCCAAGCCGAGTGCTGGTTGGCTGGGGTGCGCTACCAGCGCTGACCCCTCCTCAGGCACTGAAGTCCCCTTGTGTTAACATTTAACTTATTATCTCCCATGTTGATGCTGTCTGTGCCCGCAGTGCTGACGGAGACTTTGCCATCGTTCACGAGACCAAAGTGCTGCTGGAGTACACAGGAATGATCACATGGAACCCACCGGCCATCTTCAAGAGCTACTGTGAAATCATCGTGCTGCATTTCCCCTTTGACCTCCAGAACTGCAGCATGAAGCTGGGTACCTGGACCTACGATGGAAACTTGGTCGTCGTCAATCCCGTAATTCTTTTCAGGCCATTTCTTGAGAAGAATAGTTCTATATTTTGGGAAATGTGGTTCTTTGCTTTCTTCcagagagttagatgagaagaacaacaccagtctcatgtcttcatgtatataatataaggCTACAGACActgacagttagcttagcataagcaTTAATAAGAAACAGCTTGTCTGGCTCTGTACAAAGGTCAAAATCTGCCTACGAGCATCAACAAATCTCACTAACTAGCAGATTACATCTAGTTTGTTTCATGAGTACATAATGAAAGGGGGGTAACTATATATTACAGTGAGTTTTATGAGGGCTTTCGTGTCAGGCCATTTTGTGGCCATCACCACTGACTTTTTTGTACAAAAAACTGTAGTTACTCCTTCATGATTTATACTTATACCCACGACAAGTTAACTTGTATTCCTCACTTAACTAACACCACAAATGTAAAATACATAACAAACTAAACCAAACTACGATACTATCCTAAACCTAATATAAACAGGTGCTCTGAAAGCTGGAGTTCCTGGACATTTATAtgagaacatacacacacaacatgtttcTAAGATATATCATTGAGGATATATGTTGGTTAATTAATGGCTTGTAGGCCTACCTTATGACCAAGCCAGGCTAGCTGCTAGCCCCTGCTTTCAGGCTTCACACAAAACTAAGTTAAGCAAAGCTAAACTAACTGTCTCCTCTCTTTAGATTCATACCATACAGAGAACGAGTGGTGTTGATCTTCTTATCAACTCTAAATCAGCCTTTACTCATCATCCTGTTTATTGCCTCTTCACCAGGACAGTGACCGCCCTGATCTGAGTAACTTTATGGAAAGTGGGGAGTGGGTAATGAAGGATTTCCGGAGCTGGAAGCACTGGGTGTATTACGCTTGCTGCCCAGATACACCTTACCTGGACATCACCTACCACTTCCTCATGCTGCGGCTCCCGCTGTACTTCATCGTCAACGTCATCATCCCCTGCATGCTCTTCTCCTTCCTGACTGGTCTCGTCTTCTATCTTCCTACAGACTCTGGTATGTTAACACAGATTTCACATGATGGATTTTCACTGGAATCTAACCTTAAGTCTTAGTTAACAGCATAATGACAATACGACAAAAATTAAAaggctattttattttaacattttcaaaaagcctTCATCACACACAATATGTGTAGAGTaactcataatatatatatatatgtatatatatatacatatatatacataaatatatatataaatatataaatatatatatacatacacagcaCTTTCCATGTAATTGAAATACAAATGTAACAAAGTGTTGCGTTTGCTTTTGTGATATGTGCTTAAAATGTtttccaatcaaacatctgaaATCAGGAAATCTGTACTTGCCAAGcaatagttcaacattttggtaaatatgtttatttgttttcttgaaaagattgataccactctcatATCAAGGGCACATATGAAACTTATCCGAGGAGACGGTTATTGGAACTGAGCACTAATTACCCATTAGAGTGAAGTATTCAACTAAGCTGACAGTTTCCTTGTTGTAGTTTCATGATCAGCCCACAGACATGGAAGATGTACATGAGTATCTAACTCTCAGGAAAGCAACTTATTTCCAAAAATGTCATGAAGGACAGTAAGTGTTATTCACCTCTGAACTGCCCGGTCGAGGGTAGTAGTCTGTGTGTGATGTACTATGAAATGCTCAATAATGCACTTCGATGCACACTGTATATGTATCATTAGGGATATGCAAAAgaaaagtatgtatgtatgagcAAATTGTTAAGAAACCTTCTGTAAACTTTCTACATTTTCTTAATTATATCAGGAAAACACAGATATGATATGATAACCAACATGTTGGACACATTTGTGTCCCTAAATCTGAGCCATCAGCTGCTGCAGAAACTGCATGGCATGTGTGCACATCTGGCCATGTTCCCCGTGTGTAGGTCTGCCTCATTACCCAGGGTCCCTCTGTGTTGTCAAGTCTGAAAGCAGGCCGTTGCTTTAATGTATAATAGATCACTTGATTCCAGTTTCTGATCCGACTGCTGACAGGAACGAGGAGAAGCTGGTGCTGAATAATGCTCTCTCTGGGATAACTGCTCGCATGACAAAAACATGTCTTACATTTCTCTCGTGAAATGGTGTCAGAATCTGTTTACGTGTGCTATTTTGGGATTAAAAAGCAACGACACAATGTCTCACGCTCTGCAAATGTGATTGGCTGGTTTGGTTGATCAGTGCagttattgtgttgttgtgtaaatACTACCCTGATTGGATGGGAAGGGAAGGAACAAATGTACTCATAGCAACAGCTTTCCCTTGTGGCAATGTGTTAAGAGTGCATGGTGTTGGTATCAAAAGCCAATACGCGGTTTAAAGTGGCAGCTCCACAATTCCAACACCGGTTTCAGGGTTATTCATTTCATCCAGTCTTTTAACGTACAGGATGTGTTTGAACAACACAGAATGCGTTATGGTATGTTCATTTTCTCACTGAAAAAAACACCTTCTCCTCTTTAACTAAATCTATTTTCAATTTGAAAAATGTTGGGATGCTCATTGTGATCTAAATGTAATCCAAGATATtgttaagtgtatttaaattaaTGTGTGATCTTATAAACGGCACAATGTAAAACAATCACACATCAAGGTCATTTCAGTCGCtgttttaaagctttttatCATATCACATGAGCAAAATCCCTCTGATGATGAAGAGCAGATGCTACTAAAAGAACCTTGAGTCGAGATCGTTTTGTCaaatttatttagttttgctttCCATCCGGTTACTCATCTGGACCCTTTGGCTTTATCCTATCCTTCTCATCATGTCTGAGAAACATCGGTTAAAAGGTCGATGCAGTATTTATTGGAGCTGCATGTTGCATGAAGTTCTCTAAGGGCAATGAGGATGTTTTGTTGTGTCTCATAGGTGAGAAGATGACTCTCAGCATATCCGTCTTGCTGTCTCTGACTGTGTTCCTGCTGGTCATTGTTGAGCTGATCCCCTCTACCTCCAGTGCTGTACCGCTCATTGGGAAGTACATGCTCTTCACCATGGTCTTCGTCATTGCCTCCATCATTATCACTGTCATCGTCATCAACACCCACCACCGCTCCCCAAGCACTCACACAATGCCGGACTGGGTCCGCACGGTGAGCACAACAGCAATGATTGAATAGAAATGAATTGGTCCTCTTCCTAAATTCAGTGACCCTTCATCTTTTTTCTCTGTATTATtgtgccatctagtggtagTATATAGaatatctgtttgtttgttttttttactccaaCTGCTATGATGTGCAATGTCCCTTGACATTGTGCATTTCTTTTGTCTTTCTATGACAGGTTTTTATTGAAACCATTCCCAACCTCATGTTCTTCTCAACAATGAAACGCccaggaaaagaaaagcagacTAAATCCAGTATTTATGGTGCTGATTTTGACATCTCAGACATCTCTGGCAACCAGACCACTTCTGTTACCTACCAGACACCCATCACCAAGAACCCTGACGTCCGCAGTGCCATTGAAGGAATCAAGTACATCGCAGAAACCATGAAATCCGATGAGGAATCCAACAATGTaatctctctcacacaggaAGAGTCACTAATATGGTTCTTTAAGCATTCTGGCTGTTGTGTAAGTGACACATTGTCATTCTTCTCTTTCCAGGCTGCTGAAGAGTGGAAGTTTGTGGCCATGGTGTTGGATCAtgttctgctgtgtgtgttcatggctGTGTGTCTCATCGGCACGTTAGGCGTGTTCGCGGGCCGTCTCATTGAGCTGAGCATGCTCTGAAGGCCTGCAGCTTCTCATATTTGTTGCTTTATGTGAAATTTTACGACCTTTGTTTTGGGATCTACTGTATGTTGCCCAGCAGCATTCTTCACACTGCATGTATACAGACATCGCTGCTTGCTCTTAAGTGTTGCGGTCCTATTTAGCATTGTAAAAGAGCATGATGCTCACAATTTCTTTAtgatatttttgtgtgtgtttttttttagggaAGATATATGTGTGCAATTGAAATGTTGATGTTcattctaaataaaatgttggaATATTGTCCTTGATATGTTGATATGTGAAACAGCTGAATAAAAGGACTTATCAGTTTTCCAGAAGATAGAATTACACATTAACTCTGATATGGAGTTTGGACCATTTGATGATACTGCTTTTGCACTTGCCCTCAGGACACGCAGGCTATGTTGGCCAATAGAAACATTAGCTTTCTGAAGCACTAATGTGTTTCTCTATTCAGCATTCACCACGTTTTACTGGACTATTTAGATAGGTTTATTTTTCTGACAACTCCATTTCACATTCAAATACAAATGCAGATTAGGTTCCCTGGAGATATTAACATGTTTATAGTTGTctatacacacagacaacagacattACGCAACAATGCGAGAGCATGACAGTTCCAAAGCAGTGGAAGTTGTAGGcttaaaaactaaaacaatttaaaaaatgagggAAAGGGCAAACATAAATTACAGTTCTCTGTGGGCATATCCCGACAAATTATCCCAGTCAGATTAATGTCATTGTCACATGGTCCATTATTAACATACAGATACTTATTACTGCAGttttaactaaataaatactacTTTAAAACTTGATGAATGAATGATGAATATAAGTATAACCTATTTCCAAATTACTTTTTGTTAGTTGTTTTTACTGCTAAGTGAATCTATAAATGTTGCGAGTGCGACAGATGACAATGTTTGTTTCCCCTTAATTTTACTTTGTTTAATGGGAATATGTACAAAACACCTTTCACCTGCCAATTACAGGCTTCTTTTTGAGCAagctttataaaatatataattactaaaaaaaacatttgtatatatCACTACAATGCACATACACTACAATAATAGTATGACAGTTAAACAACTTGGAACAATTTACCAAGCAAGTCTTCACAATACAATGAGCTTACACGCTTTTTGCTAGTAGTCAAGATGAGgagtatatgtatagatataaaaGCCCAATAAATTGAAAGTAAAAAAGGATAACATCGtttatatattgaatattgttggCGAGGGGCAGCTGAGTTGTGCAGGtccagtaagccccgccccctcccgccGTCTGGAGAATGTGATTGGTTAAATCGCTGTTGACAATCGGAGATTCTGAAAACTGCTGGTCGGGAACTAAACTAGCGTTCAAAATATATCTATCACGCAGTTTGAACAGAATTATCGGAACAGTTTCCTTTTAGCTCCATATAGTTTCGACGACACCCTTTCTCTCGGTTCACCATttgagctaacgctagctggCACTCCGACACGCCAGAGGTGAGTAACTAACCGTGATACTCGCACCGACGTTGAAATGCTCGTGACGTTGTTTGAGTTCACTAACGCAGTtgtctgtcctcctcatgtTTACACTTTCAGTGTCACGGCAGGACAATGACATGACTTCCCCACCGGCATGACTGGTCACCCTGGAGGGAGGACCAGCGCAATGGAGGCACTGGAAATCGCCAGCAACTTAAACGTTTCCCATGAGTTGGGGGGAGACATGGACTCCTCGCCCAGCATGTCCATTGACAAACTCCTTCCGGCTCTGCTGGAGTGCTTTGGGATCATATTATGTGGGTACATCGCAGGGAGGGCGAACATCATCACGCCCACGCAGGCCAAAGGATTGGGGAGTTTTGTGTCCAAGTTTGCCCTCCCAGCGCTGCTGTTCAAGAACATGGTGCAGCTGGACTTTGGGAATGTCATCTGGCCATTCCTGTGGAGCGTCCTCGTTGCCAAAGTGGCTGTGTTTGTCCTCGTCTGTGTCCTCACGCTGATAGTTGCCAGTCCTGATGGCCGCTATAGTAAAGCTGGGCTTTTCTCAATATTTGCCACCCAAAGCAATGACTTCGCTTTGGGATATCCCATTGGTGGGTATGATGCTGTGAGCCTACCACCCGCAGAGTTTTGTTTTCACTGCTATGACTGTAATCATCCCATCCTGCAGACTAAAATGATAATTATCTTTTTGTTACACGGTAAACTACCTCAACAAAGAGTGTTGTTGGATGTCACTGCTTTCAGTGGCCtcccttattaccttcgcattgaaaatgtggaaggttatgttttgatcgccgtgtatttatttatttatttgtatgcgtgttactctcataactcaaaaagtattaaaccgaatagcatgacatttggtgggatgattggttattatccggggaccatttgattagattttgggattgatcgggtcaaaggtcaaggtcatgaaaaggtcaacatcttcttttttaccttagcacggtcaattcttatccaattggcatgcaactaatgccaaaatgttcataattcaatgcccaatcttgtgatatgcgaaggtatgcgctctaccgagtgcccgttctagttaacaaTGTGTTTACAAAACAACCCAGAGGTTGTGATCATTTCATAGCAAAGTTGGATTCATCGTTCTGTACTTTCTGAAATATTCACACCTCTTTTGATCATGCTTATGCATAGCTATCTTTGGAAAGGTGTACATGAAATCTATCCAAACTGGCCCAATGGTTCAATTTTGAGGGGAAAAAACCCTGTGCAATAATGGCCTATTTTCTCCCACAGAGAAgggttttaaatgtaaaaatgtatcaTGGGTCATTTGTTTAAATGAGGCGTCTTGTACACAAGGATTGGGAGTGTGAAATCTAGGCCATGTTTTATACATGACTTTATTACTGCTTTTGTAATGCATGCTCCAACAAGTCAGATGTGCCAAGCATGTTTTGTTGATATTGAGTCTTTTGTCTCCATCCACAGTTGCGGCCCTATACCAGAGCACAAACCCAGAGTACCTCCAGTACATCTACCTGGTTGCACCTGTGTCCCTGATGCTTCTCAATCCCATTGGCTTTGCCTTCTGCGAGATCCAGAAGTGGAAGAATGGATCAAATCGCCAGCAGAGAAAACTCTTGATTTTGGGAATTGTCGTCTTACAGGTGCTGAAGAACCCTATCGTGTTCATGGTTGTCATCGGCATCATCGCCCATTTTGCCCTGCACCAGACAATTCCTCCCTTCATGGCTGAATTTGTGGACGGCTTGGCCAACTCTTTCGGGGGAGCAGCTCTGTTCTACTTGGGTCTGTCCATGGTGGGACAGTTGGGGAAATTAACCAGATCCACAGTCGTGACACTGATACTACTGATCACAGCAAAACTGTGAGTGGAAAAAACAACTTCAATCCTCCTGATGTCTACAAGAGATGCTTGTGTGTGATCAGATGGCCTCTTCCTTATGAGGCAGGCGCTTAGGAGTGTAGAGAGGCAGCAGGTTAGCCCTCCCAACATGTTGTTTTGTGCTGATGGTTTGGGTGACTCAGACATCTCCCACACCACAAGCCTTTTACCAAATGGAGGACATTGAGAGGTCTCAGGAGTGCGTAACATAATTGCTAGTCTGAGGATGTATATATTTTAGTAGAACTGCACTTTTCATTCTAGTGTTAACCTTACCCTCAAACAATGGTTCATGACGCCACTCTTTTGATTTTACTTTCAGGTTGCTGATGCCGCTGATTTGTAGGGAAATGGTGGATCTGTTGAACAACAGCAACACCAGTGCTTTGAACCACTCAAGCCTCTCCAATTATGCGTTTCTTTATGGATCGTTTCCCACTGCGCCAAGTGTGGCCATCTATGCCGTCTATTATAACGCAGAGCTAGAAGTTGTGAGTTGCTTACGTCTACCTGCCAATCTCTTATCCGTCATTCAGATTCTGAACGGTTCATTTCTTTTTATCTTACCTATGTGATTTTTAATTCTGCCTCCTAACAGGTAACCTCTGGGATGGTGATCAGCACTTTTCTCTCAGCTCCAATAATGTATGTTTCTGCGTGGTTACTTACAATCCGTTCGATGGATCCTCAACTTTTGATGAATTCACTGCAGAATGTCAGCTTTGACATTAGCATAGTGACCTTGGTTGCACTGGTAAGTTACAACTATAGACACTTTAGTTTGACATGTGTAACCTTGTTGTTGGCTAATATTTTATAACTGACTTTTTGAcggctgtttttgttgttgttgattttgtAATATCTCAGTATAATAATACTTCAATTGTATATAGCACTTTTCCAGGTACTTAAAGATGCTTTAAATAGGGCAGAGTAAACAAAAAACTGGAGACGCTATGCGTGAGTCATGTAGTGAAGGGTAGGGTGCAGGGGTTAGCAGGTTAAGGCGAGTTTGAAGAggttttgagggcttgcttgAATGATGAGAGAGTGGGAGCCTGAAGGATGTGGAGGGGGAGGGTGTTCCAGAGGGGGGGTGCAGCAGCTGAGAAGGCCCTGTCCCACCAGGTCTGGcgcttggtcctgatggtctTCAGAGTGTTTGCACCGGTGGACCTGAGGCAACGGGTTGGAGctttgagggggaggaggtctgaaagGTTGGGAGGGGCAGGTTGTTATGGGATAAGTAGGTGGTGAGTCATATGTTAAAGTCTATCCTGTATTTGACCGGAGTGATGACTTCATAGCGGCGGGTGAAGTTCTGAACATATTGTAGTTTATTTACTTGGTTTGAGGAGTTTGTTGATGGTGGAGAAAAGCATGTTGGGGTTTGTTGGAGCCAGATTGGGTGATGGAGGATCAATGAGAGGATGGAGCGGTCTTTATATTGTTGTTGGTGCAGTTTGAAGGCATCAAGGTGAACCGTGAGTTCAGTTTTCTTTGCAAGCAGTCCAGTTGACGGCCCTGCACTTTGAGGCGGTGAAGTTGGTCAGTGTACCAGGGGGCGGAGTGGGTGAAGGAGACGAGTTTGGATTTTCTGGGGGTGACGACTTTAAGACGGAAGGAGAGTGCATCGTTATAATAATTGACATGGGCAGTGTAAATAGGTGCAGACAGAGGCAGAGACGGTGGCAGCCAATGGTGGAGGAGAGCGAGGGGAGGTCATGCTCCCCCTCGGCCGTGTCATCAGCAGACATAGGATGTCCTTCCATTGTTATGCTGACGACACACAGCTTTACATCAAAACTGCCCCAAACCCCTCTGCAGCCATGTCATGTGTCACCGCCTGTCTTGGGGAGATAAAGGCGTGGATGAGCAACAACTTTCTCCAGCTAAACAGCAGCAAAACTGAAGCCCTCCTTGTTGGCACTCAACACCAGGTTCAGACATCATCCATAACTCACCTCACCCTTGACAGTCAGGTCatacccctctcctccacaatcACCAATCTGGGAGTTCGGTTTGACCCCCACCTGACCTTTACTGACCATATAAAATTCCTGTGCAAAACCTCCTTTTATCATCtaaaaaacatctccaaactccgcCCCATTTTAACCCTGTCAGACGCAGAGAAGCTCGTCCACGCCTTTGTCTCCTCAagactggactactgcaactctcTACACTGGGATCACTGACAAGAACATCACCAAActacaatatatccaaaacagcGCTGCCAGGGTCCTGAGGGGAGTCCGGAAATATGACCACATATCACCCATTCTCCAAtcactgcactggctccctgtttcATTCCGGATTAACTACAAGGTCCTAGTACTCACATATAAATGCATCAACGGACATGCACCCCCCTACCTACAAGAACTTATCACTCCCCTAACCTCCACCCGCACCCTCAGATCCACAGGCCGCTCGCTCCTTCGGGTCCCCGACACCAAGCTCCGCACCATGGGCGACCGGGCCTTTTGCTCGGcagcgccacgcttgtggaacagtctccctgaccacctgagggaaactcagacactgaactcttttaaaactggcctaaaaacctttttattcaggaaggcatttcttttaccttgagttaatttattgtcagctattacattctgattttttttctttttatgggttgctttaactatgttttaatcggttttatttgtttttactatatgtgtggcactctgagattctttgaaggaagagtgcgataaaaatgaaatgcattattattattattattattaaagtaaagtcatgcttcataatacatttgtTCTATAGCATGCTCCTCCTGAACTGAAAACAGTTAGTTTGTTCTATAACATGGCACACATTCACCATTGAGATCATGTTTATCGAATGTAAATACAGAAAAATGTGTCTTCTTGTTAAATGTTCAGTCATTCAGAGGAAGCTGTGTCCAAACAGATGTTCTACTAACTTGTGGACCTACTTCctcatacatttttcttttaaatagatAACCTGCCAACAATGTTTAATAATAGTTGTATTCAGCATCTCTGCCATTTTCTGTATGTTGGTAAATATGAACAATTGAAAAATGAGAGTGTTTCTCTTACAGGTGTGGACAATTACGGTCATGTTTTTAAGCAAGAAATTCAAGCGGCTACCACACATGTTCACAGTCAACCTTTTCTTGGCACAGGTAAGCACATTTGCACATACTCACTAAATTGATTTTATTATCCATTAGCTGAATTGACATCTACCAGTAGGTATAACATCACATCATTCGTATGTTCTCCAGTTTCTAACTTGTATCGGGATGATCCTGTGGAACTTTGTGGTGAAAGAAGACAACTTTGTCGGGCAAGTCCTGACGTTTGCGTTATTATGCACCTCGCTCTACAGTACCTTTGTTTGGCCAGGTATGCTGTGTTTGCGCACAACCATATAGACACAATAACCCCACATTGATTTATCCTGGTGAGCTCTAAGCTCAAGTGTGATTGCTAATTCTTTCATGCATGTTTTGTCATTTTAGGTTTAATAGCACTGTCTCTTGTGCACATAAAAAGGTTTGAGGATGTGAAAGTTTCACCAGGCGTGTTCGTCATTGCTGGCTGGGGGTGAGTCATTTTAAGGAAAACAACTCGGAAATGAAACTAAGATGGTTTGACTGGTCTTCTAAAACATGTAGCCTCAATCAGAATAACTGCCCTAGAGTAGAGTAGAGACAGAAGAGCTTAGAATTGCATCCATGAGCAGGTATCTCCCATAACTCTAAGCAAGGCGACTGAGGGAGGttttacagggggggggggggatgatgccTCACTTGAATGTAATTTATCAAACAAACCTATTCACTTCCTGCTCATTTAATCTGCAATCCAGT
This region includes:
- the LOC130208873 gene encoding acetylcholine receptor subunit alpha-like; its protein translation is MNTVFFIFHLVILAGAAWASYDETRLVKTLFTGYNKVVRPVHHFKDPVVVTVGLQLIQLISVDEVNQIVSSNVRVKQQWKDVNLQWNPMDYSGIKKIRIPSTDIWRPDLVLYNNADGDFAIVHETKVLLEYTGMITWNPPAIFKSYCEIIVLHFPFDLQNCSMKLGTWTYDGNLVVVNPDSDRPDLSNFMESGEWVMKDFRSWKHWVYYACCPDTPYLDITYHFLMLRLPLYFIVNVIIPCMLFSFLTGLVFYLPTDSGEKMTLSISVLLSLTVFLLVIVELIPSTSSAVPLIGKYMLFTMVFVIASIIITVIVINTHHRSPSTHTMPDWVRTVFIETIPNLMFFSTMKRPGKEKQTKSSIYGADFDISDISGNQTTSVTYQTPITKNPDVRSAIEGIKYIAETMKSDEESNNAAEEWKFVAMVLDHVLLCVFMAVCLIGTLGVFAGRLIELSML
- the gpr155a gene encoding integral membrane protein GPR155 isoform X2, which produces MTGHPGGRTSAMEALEIASNLNVSHELGGDMDSSPSMSIDKLLPALLECFGIILCGYIAGRANIITPTQAKGLGSFVSKFALPALLFKNMVQLDFGNVIWPFLWSVLVAKVAVFVLVCVLTLIVASPDGRYSKAGLFSIFATQSNDFALGYPIVAALYQSTNPEYLQYIYLVAPVSLMLLNPIGFAFCEIQKWKNGSNRQQRKLLILGIVVLQVLKNPIVFMVVIGIIAHFALHQTIPPFMAEFVDGLANSFGGAALFYLGLSMVGQLGKLTRSTVVTLILLITAKLLLMPLICREMVDLLNNSNTSALNHSSLSNYAFLYGSFPTAPSVAIYAVYYNAELEVVTSGMVISTFLSAPIMYVSAWLLTIRSMDPQLLMNSLQNVSFDISIVTLVALVWTITVMFLSKKFKRLPHMFTVNLFLAQFLTCIGMILWNFVVKEDNFVGQVLTFALLCTSLYSTFVWPGLIALSLVHIKRFEDVKVSPGVFVIAGWGIPVVVTAALLIFGVKTSDTINSAFFYGKPQIICTTIVAAFSLLLGGSSLVCLSRGSWPHSDQSQEGNSAEELVTEIEADTQTLIEPTTPSGDLNRACLICECAPPQPMPDMITSRNMNDAPTTLTGQCENICESSDCLLVQAEERNQVADGQVGRHILLCLLLTVSLLANLSSCLWLLLNNIPGRLYLELQFFCAVTNYGQGFLSFALFGLDKHLILLPFKKRLYSLWYREKQEEQPQTDLPEEIRMTCTQFTKYHKDQCFHDIVKRRRCGKRTAVDSFLGCELVQWLQQVGLAQDLGEAVLYGMRLQQGGVLQHIMQEHGFQDNRLFYRFMP
- the gpr155a gene encoding integral membrane protein GPR155 isoform X1 — translated: MTGHPGGRTSAMEALEIASNLNVSHELGGDMDSSPSMSIDKLLPALLECFGIILCGYIAGRANIITPTQAKGLGSFVSKFALPALLFKNMVQLDFGNVIWPFLWSVLVAKVAVFVLVCVLTLIVASPDGRYSKAGLFSIFATQSNDFALGYPIVAALYQSTNPEYLQYIYLVAPVSLMLLNPIGFAFCEIQKWKNGSNRQQRKLLILGIVVLQVLKNPIVFMVVIGIIAHFALHQTIPPFMAEFVDGLANSFGGAALFYLGLSMVGQLGKLTRSTVVTLILLITAKLLLMPLICREMVDLLNNSNTSALNHSSLSNYAFLYGSFPTAPSVAIYAVYYNAELEVVTSGMVISTFLSAPIMYVSAWLLTIRSMDPQLLMNSLQNVSFDISIVTLVALVWTITVMFLSKKFKRLPHMFTVNLFLAQFLTCIGMILWNFVVKEDNFVGQVLTFALLCTSLYSTFVWPGLIALSLVHIKRFEDVKVSPGVFVIAGWGIPVVVTAALLIFGVKTSDTINSAFFYGKPQIICTTIVAAFSLLLGGSSLVCLSRGSWPHSDQSQEGNSAEELVTEIEADTQTLIEPTTPSGDLNRACLICECAPPQPMPDMITSRNMNDAPTTLTGQCENICESSDCLLVQAEERNQVADGQVGRHILLCLLLTVSLLANLSSCLWLLLNNIPGRLYLELQFFCAVTNYGQGFLSFALFGLDKHLILLPFKKRLYSLWYREKQEEQPQTDLPEEIRMTCTQFTKYHKDQCFHDIVKRRSRWAWLRTWVRRCSMGCDSSRAACCSTSCRNTASKTIGFFTASCHKTQGSKCTFIFVPKCKGHFNRAKMTSIQL